gaatacagtaataatacaggaagaggaagaaccctgaaaaaaagaacagaggaacgtatttcagcatttcaaataagattaaattaatttgcatgatttttttaagatgtaaacaaaataaatagaataattaaatattttaattattagtagtagtttctcaaataataaaatagcagaattaataactgaattaattcaatgaaataaaatatatataggaaaAATATAAGCTTTCTATCAAATGTACTGCAGCATGTGATTGTTCCTCACCCTGAAAGGAGTTGAACACAGTGAATATGTAATATGAGGGAATGAGCATCGGTCCATAACTGAAGAACGCCACAGACCACGTCAGACCGAAGAGCAGGAACAAACTCAACACCATCATCAGCTGCTTTCTGAACGTCTTTCTCTTGCCGTCAACTGCTTTTATGTTTCTGGCCTGAACGACTTTAGTGACGATCATGATGAAGATTCCTGTCGTGAAGATGAAAACTAAAGCGTAGTAGCCGATGTTCACTATGTAGTGAATGTAAGGATTTGTAATCCAGCACCTTGAATTAGAAAAGATTGAATTTAAGAAGGCAATCATTTAACATCAATAAACGTATGAGTTTGCGACATCGAATCATCTTACATTCGTGCAACTTTTCCAGACGTACTGTTTAGGTCAAGCTTTCATATCCTCCTGCGGAAGCAATAGCTACGACTATCGGAGCCGGACACGCTGAAAACACAGAgataaactgatttaaataaaggAAAAGATATTTACAGACTACAGTTGGGATACATTTGATTGACAGTCTGAAAGATGCAAGTACGCAAAGTAAAGATATAGTGTCAAATGAATCAACTTTTGTAAACACAGCCAGTCTATTCTCAAAAAAGACTCACCCCAGCCCAACACGGTGATCTTCCTCATGTAGTTTGTGATGGTGATGTTCTGTCTGATGAGCCATAAGTACATATGAAGAGCTTGAATGAAGAACCAGGTGAATGAGGCCAGCATGGAGTAATGCAGGAGCAGCGCTATGAAGACGCACGCAGCGTTGTCTTGTGTGTTAGCGACGCTCTCGTTTGACAAAAACGAGGCATTCAGTAGAAACAAAGACCCAAACATGTTCATCAAGATCTTCGTGGCCTGGTTTGATTTGGCTTTCctgttaaaacataaaagaactGTTCTTGTAACCTGAAATGTAATACTTTTGAGGTTTGATTTCAAGTCTAACtcagtgttttatatttactcAGACAAATACAAGTCCAAATAGTTTCTTTACCGTAGCaggaaatgcatgaataaaGCGATGGATATAAAAAATATGGAGATGCCGCAGCCGATAGAAGATATCATGGTCAGTGATTCCAGGTCCTGTGCTGTGATGTTTGTATCTGACTGAGACTGAGGGAtctgagaaaacaaaatgaaacagatCAGCTGAAggatttttaaaaccatttgctGTTTGGGAACAAATGTTAAATCCTTATCATTTTTGACATTGTTTTTAAGGATATTGCAAGTGAGAAGCTTCTCACCATCAGCACTGCAAAGAACGTCAGATGTGAGCAGGAACACTTGATGGTGTTGTTGATGATTTCTGTCTCACAGCCGAACGTCGTCCAATTAAGCTCTCCTTCAAAGAAAAGAGAGTAATGAATGACACTGATCATAAAAACCCTGAATGAACAGGGTTCGTTGATTGAAACTGGTCAGTACAGTCATGGATGTCTTTACCTATGCCATCCCAAGAAACACACGATGCCTTATCGGTCTGAAAaacacgtttatttttttttgagtttacaTTGTCTGGTGATTATATCAAAATCTGTAACAAAAACCTTCATTACCTGATCACTTTGTGTAAAGGACATGTCAATGTTGTTGGTAAGGTTGGAGATTTTTGCCCTCATAGTTACACCATAAACTTCATTGTTCAAAATAGTGCCAAAATTGGTTTCATTCTAAAGTAGAAGAAAGCAATCATAAATCAAACATAAGTACATGTGAATAGAATTGAATCCAAAACCTACCTATCTGACTAAAAATAGAAACTTTCAAAAGTCTTACAAGACTTAAAAGTTAAAACAGAAGCGGTGTCgggtgattaaaaaaatataacactaaTTACCATAATGTATTTAGACAACATGTTTACAATGTTCAGTGTAATGTGTCATGTACATTCCTGTTTTAGGGGCGTTCACACAGGATGCTAAAAACTCTAGACGCAGCTAAGgtatggttttaaaaaaaaaacgcagcaCAGAACACAAGGATTGTGAGATGCACTTTTGAGATATTTAAGGctctttttgtaaaaattagACCATCACATGGTGACTTTAAGAAATGTTGTATATTTCAGGTAGTCTGGACACATAAACTATCAGTGCCTTCATTGCCATGTTGTCATCAAAtagtaaacaataaaataaaagcttaataaaagaataaaagcttGAAACGCTTGCCCCGCCTCTGGGGTCTTGTGATTGGTCCACTGTTTTGGAACTGACAAAAGTTGAAATTCCTTTAACATGACACTCGGTATAAGGAATGGAAAAACTTGTTTTTTCGTGAATGGCCACTTTTACAgatttaactaaataataataataataaacacactgcAAATACAGGACAACTAAACAGAAACATGCTACAAATAAAATTCTTTGGTTGTTGTGAGCAGTAAAAGGTGAACTCTTAAACTATGTTCTTATTTATAAAGgttatttattgcattagcaCACACTAGCGGTGCTATTAGCATAGCAAGTTTACTTGCAATGTATTGTGAATCACTAAAAGTAAACGATAGCATGACCTTGGTTTgttatgaatataatattaatgcatgttCAGCACGTTTACTTGAATTGCAATTGTTACGAAAACACATTTGAAGTTGCTTAGTGCATTTAAATACAAGAGtggatatttaaagtgtacttaaGAATATTTCTAATAGTTTCATTTCAGCACAAACTTATTTTGCTCAGTTTAATTCTACTTatgttttgactgtattttgataattattcatttcgactgatatggaaaaaatatatagtgtgaCAATTTTGGCCATATTGCCTCGGCCCTACATAGAATCATACAGTACCTTGTTTCCTATGTTTCTGAATCGCAGAACTCCAACAAATGCACTTCCATTGTTTTCCAGACATGATTTATCAAAAGCCTCTTTAGAAATCTTTACAGACCAGAAACAATTTGTATTTTGGACACTTTGACTCTCAACAGCCTGTGAAAATAAGAATAACCATGATAACTGAGGAATCATACAATATTTTGATGCATATCAGGTTTATCTGGATTTATCAAGTTTACCATAGCATGATTTAAAGAGTAGcatattttaatgtctttgGTTTCTGTGTTCTTGGCTTGTACATGTAGAAGGCCAATAACGTCCCCCATGACAATCTCTgcattgcttttattgtttttttccatctctTCCATCTTCAATTGTAGATTGTCCAAGACTTTTCTGTAAAATGGATTGAATCACATGATATTCTAAAATGGGCTTTAGATTTAATATCCACTGGTAGCTTGCACACTTACGATGCCTTTGAGGGATCAGTATATCCATCTGTTGTCATGTCTGACATCAAACTTGTAGTTGGGTTATGAGATTCCTTTTGTGATATAAATTTTACTGTTGCCTCGGGAGTTGTGGTATGTGGTATATAAGATGGCTCAGTAGTTGATGTCTGTGATGTTGTAGTTGTTGACTCGAATGTTATCAAATGTGATGTGAAACTTGTAGTTGATATGGGAGTTGTTGTATGGGTTGGGAAATTGATAAGTGACTTATTTGTTATGAAAGTGTTAGATAACTCAGGGATTGACTTTGTAGTTGACTCTGGAGTTACCAATTGTGATATGAAGTTTgaagtttgattgagaaatgttgttagtgatgtgaaactagtagtttgcttgggagttgtcgtatttgatgtgaaagtggtagatggctcaggagttgatgtgtgtaatgatgaaTTTGAAATTGGCTCCGGAGTTACCAGTTGTGATGTGAAACTGgaagtttgattgagaaatgttgtaggtgatgtgaaactagtagtttgcttgggagttgccgtatttgatgtgaaagtggtagatgATTCAGGAGTTGACGTGTTTGATGTTAAATTTGCTGCTGACTCTGGAGTTGCCAATTGTGATGTAAATCTTgaagtttgattgagaaatgttgtagGTGATAtgaaactagtagtttgcttgggagttgtcgtatttgatgtgaaagtggtagattGCTCAGGAGTTAATGTGTCTGATGTTGAAGTTACTGTTGACTCTGGAGTTACCAATTGTGATGGAAAACTGGAtgtttgattgagaaatgttgttagtgatgtgaaactagtagtttgcttgggagttgtcgtatttgatgtgaaagtggtagatggCTCAGGAGTTAATGTGTGTAATGATGAATTTGACATTGGCTCCGGAGTTACCAGTTGTGATGTGAAACTGgaagtttgattgagaaatgttgtagATGATGTTaaactagtagtttgcttgggagttgtcgtatttgatgtgaaagtggtagatggTTCAGGAGTTgatgtgtgtaatgatgaaGTTGTAATTGGCTCGGAGTTACCAATTGTTTTGTGAAACTGgaagtttgattgagaaatgttgtaagtaatgtgaaactagtagtttgcttgggagttgtcgtatttgatgtgaaagtggtagatggTTCAGGAGTTGATGTGTCTGATGTTAAGTTTGCTTTTGACTCTGGAGTTACCAATTGTGATGTGAAACTGAAAGTTTGATTGAGAGATAATGTAGGTGatgtgaaactagtagtttCCTTGGTagttgtcgtatttgatgtgaaagtggtagattGCTCAGGAGTTGATGGAACTGATGTTAAATTTGCTTTTGACTCTGGAGTTACCAATTGTGATGGAAAACTGGAtgtttgattgagaaatgttgtaggtgatgtgaaactagtagtttgcttgggagttgtcgtatttgatgtgaaagtggtagatggTTCAGGAGTTgatgtgtgtaatgatgaaGTTGTAATTGGCTCCGGAGTTACCAGTTGTGATGTGAAACTGgaagtttgattgagaaatgttgtagATGATGTTaaactagtagtttgcttgggagttgttgtatttgatgtgaaagtggtagattGCTCAGGAGTTGATGTGTCTGATGTTAAATTTGCTGTTGACTCTGGAGTTACCAATTGTGATGTGAAACTGGAAGTTTGATTGAGAGTTAATGTAGGTGatgtgaaactagtagtttgcttgggagttgtcgtatttgatgtgaaagtggtagatggctcaggagttgatgtgtctgatgttaaatttgctattgactctggagttaccaattgtgatgtgaaactggaagtttgattgagaaatgATGTAGGTAatgtgaaactagtagtttgcttgggagttgtcgtatttgat
This sequence is a window from Puntigrus tetrazona isolate hp1 unplaced genomic scaffold, ASM1883169v1 S000000528, whole genome shotgun sequence. Protein-coding genes within it:
- the LOC122334508 gene encoding adhesion G-protein coupled receptor G2-like, with protein sequence MCWITNPYIHYIVNIGYYALVFIFTTGIFIMIVTKVVQARNIKAVDGKRKTFRKQLMMVLSLFLLFGLTWSVAFFSYGPMLIPSYYIFTVFNSFQGFFLFLYYYCIHNDVTGHFSDDPQSIDATV
- the LOC122334431 gene encoding adhesion G-protein coupled receptor G2-like — protein: MSNSSLHTLTPEPSTTFTSNTTTPKQTTSFTSLTTFLNQTSSFPSQLVTPESTVTSTSDTLTPEQSTTFTSNTTTPKQTTSFISPTTFLNQTSRFTSQLATPESAANLTSNTSTPESSTTFTSNTATPKQTTSFTSPTTFLNQTSSFTSQLVTPEPISNSSLHTSTPEPSTTFTSNTTTPKQTTSFTSLTTFLNQTSNFISQLVTPESTTKSIPELSNTFITNKSLINFPTHTTTPISTTSFTSHLITFESTTTTSQTSTTEPSYIPHTTTPEATVKFISQKESHNPTTSLMSDMTTDGYTDPSKASKVLDNLQLKMEEMEKNNKSNAEIVMGDVIGLLHVQAKNTETKDIKICYSLNHAMAVESQSVQNTNCFWSVKISKEAFDKSCLENNGSAFVGVLRFRNIGNKNETNFGTILNNEVYGVTMRAKISNLTNNIDMSFTQSDQTDKASCVSWDGIGELNWTTFGCETEIINNTIKCSCSHLTFFAVLMIPQSQSDTNITAQDLESLTMISSIGCGISIFFISIALFMHFLLRKAKSNQATKILMNMFGSLFLLNASFLSNESVANTQDNAACVFIALLLHYSMLASFTWFFIQALHMYLWLIRQNITITNYMRKITVLGWACPAPIVVAIASAGGYESLT